The sequence GGAAATGGATTTGTAAGAGCTATCAGAATGGTAGTAGTACCATTAGTACTTTGTTCTTTAGTAATGGGATCAGCTGGTATTGAAGATGTTACAAAACTTGGAAGAATAGGAATAAAAACTTTAGCTTTTTATCTTTCAACTACAGCTTTTGCAGTTGTATTGGCTTTAGTAGGAGGAAATATAATTAATCCTGGAAAGGGAATACAATTGGAAAATATAGCAACAACTGCTGTTAAAACTCCAGAAACAAAACCTTTTGTAGATATACTTTTAGATATGATACCAATAAATCCTATTGAGGCTTTAGCAACAGGAAATATGTTACAAATAATAGTTTTTGCAATATTACTTGGAGTGGCTCTTTCACTTCTTGGAGAAAAAGCATCTAATGTAAAAAAACTTTTTGAAGAAGGAAATAGTATAAGCTTAAAATTAGTTGAACTTATAATGAAACTTGCTCCACTTGGGGTTTACGGACTTATAGCTAAAACTTTTACAACACTAGGTTATGTGGCACTTATTCCATTATTTAAATATTTTATCGGTGTAGTTATAATTTTATTTATTCACTGTTTAGTAACTTACCAAGGAATATTAGTATTATTTGGAAAATATAATCCAATAAAATTCTTTAAAGGATTTGCTCCAACAATGATGATTGGATTTTCAACAGCATCAAGTAGTGCTTGTCTTCCATCATCTTTAAAAACAGTTCAAGAAAATTTTGGAGTCTCAAAAACAATATCATCTTTTACAATTCCATTAGGTAATACAATAAATATGGACGGAACAGCAGTAATGCAAGGGATTGCTACTATATTTATAGCTCAAATCTATGGAAAAGATTTAACAATGGCTCACTACATTTCAATAATTCTTACAGCCACTCTAGCATCAATCGGTACAGCTGGAGTTCCGGGAGTTGGAGTTATTATGCTTGGAATGGTTTTAGTTCAAGTGGGACTTCCATTAGAGGGAATCGGACTTGTAATGGGAATTGATAGATTTGTTGATATGTTTAGAACAATGATAAATATAACAGGAGATGCTGTTTGTACACTTGTTATAGCAAAAACAGAAGGCGAACAGTTGAAATAAATCTTATATAAATAAAAATCGGGAGCTTTGGCTCCCTTTTTAAATTAGAAATTTTCTTCTAAGATTCTTGCAAGTTGGTCAGGACAAGAAGTAGGTTTTGTTCTACAAGTTATACCTTTAAGTTTTTGGATAACTATATCTTTTGGTAAACCTTTTACAAGATTTTCTATTCCGTGAGTATTTCCGTCACAACCTCCAACAAATTCAATATCTTGAATAATTCCATTAGAATCTACATCTAAAAGAATTTCTTTTGCACAAACTCCAAAAGTAGCATAAGCTTTCATATTTTTCCTCCTAAAAAATTAAAAAAATTCAAGAATAATTATACTATATTTTTCAAAAAAAATCTGTAAAAATTTTTATAAAAAAATAAAAATAAAATAAACTTTTTTTCTAACCTTGACGTCATAAGAGTGAAGTTAATAAAAATGCATAATATATAATAAATTTCCCCAAAGTAAAAAAAGAGTGAGCAAAATCATTCTTTTTTTATTTTTTGTCATTTGTTGATTATTTAATTTATATAGTTACAAAAAATAAAAAAAGACTAGTCATTAAAATGCTGTCTTTTTTTATATTACCTATGAATTTGTTATTATTTGTTTAATGCTTTAACAATTCTTGGGCTTAGAGTGTTAGCGTTAGCTTTTAATATTTGCATAACTTCAACTTCGTTTGCAGATTTTAAAGTTTTTAAAACTTTAGTACAAACTTTAACTCTAAGAGGTTTTCCGTTGATCATTATTGAAACTGGTTGTAAATTTGGTTTCCAAACTCTGTTAGTTAATCTGTGAGAGTGAGAAATTTGATGTCCAAATGTAATTCCTTTACCAGTGATTTCACATCTTTGCATAATTGCACCCCCTAAAAAATAATTTGCATATTATTATATCATTAACTTAAAAATAAATCAACGGTTTTTTGCAAACAATGACAAAATTTTTAGATATTTTTAAAAAATTAAAAAAATAGAGTAAATATGTGATATAATATTGAGATAAAATATAGAAATTTTTAAAAAGGTGATAGTGTGAATAATCATAATTATAACGTATTGGAGTTTGATAAGTTAAAAGGTGTGTTAGCACAATATATGATGACAAAATCAAACAGAGATAGAGTAGAAAATTTAAAAATATATTCTGAGATTAACCAATTAAAAAAAGAGTTTGAAATCTTGAGAGATTTTATAGACTTCCATAAATATGATGGTGGAATAGAGATATTTAACCTAAAAGATATTATGGAAACTCTAAAAAAATGTGAACTTATCGGTATGTTTTTTGAGCCAGATGAGCTTTACGATATAAATCAAAACTTAAGAATTTTTAGACTTTTCAAAAATAAACTAGATGAACTTGATAAATATAAAAACTTAAAAGCTAGATTTAGTCAAGTTCCAACTTTAAAATTTATTGAGGATATAATCAATAAAACTATTGATAACGAAAAAAATATCCAAGATGAGGCCTCTCTTGATTTAAGAGATATAAGACTTCAAAAAAGATTACTTGCTACAAATATCAAAAGAAAATTTGATGATATGTTTAATGATGAAAGTCTTTCAAGAGCTATCCAAGAAAAAATCGTTACAAACCGTGATGGAAGAAATGTTATACCAGTAAAAGCAGATTTTAAAGGTATGA comes from Fusobacterium perfoetens and encodes:
- the rpmB gene encoding 50S ribosomal protein L28, translating into MQRCEITGKGITFGHQISHSHRLTNRVWKPNLQPVSIMINGKPLRVKVCTKVLKTLKSANEVEVMQILKANANTLSPRIVKALNK
- a CDS encoding TIGR03905 family TSCPD domain-containing protein; the encoded protein is MKAYATFGVCAKEILLDVDSNGIIQDIEFVGGCDGNTHGIENLVKGLPKDIVIQKLKGITCRTKPTSCPDQLARILEENF
- a CDS encoding dicarboxylate/amino acid:cation symporter, coding for MENTKKMNLTTKIFIALILGVVTGLILHPIKENPMVEKYLLNFIFNFLGNGFVRAIRMVVVPLVLCSLVMGSAGIEDVTKLGRIGIKTLAFYLSTTAFAVVLALVGGNIINPGKGIQLENIATTAVKTPETKPFVDILLDMIPINPIEALATGNMLQIIVFAILLGVALSLLGEKASNVKKLFEEGNSISLKLVELIMKLAPLGVYGLIAKTFTTLGYVALIPLFKYFIGVVIILFIHCLVTYQGILVLFGKYNPIKFFKGFAPTMMIGFSTASSSACLPSSLKTVQENFGVSKTISSFTIPLGNTINMDGTAVMQGIATIFIAQIYGKDLTMAHYISIILTATLASIGTAGVPGVGVIMLGMVLVQVGLPLEGIGLVMGIDRFVDMFRTMINITGDAVCTLVIAKTEGEQLK